A stretch of Falco rusticolus isolate bFalRus1 chromosome 2, bFalRus1.pri, whole genome shotgun sequence DNA encodes these proteins:
- the MTNR1B gene encoding melatonin receptor type 1B, with the protein MLGNGSLRNCCDPGGRGRFGLAEREAAGAPRPAWVVAVLSSVLIFTTVVDILGNLLVVVSVFKNRKLRNSGNAFVVSLALADLVVALYPYPLVLLAIFRNGWTLGEMHCKVSGFVMGLSVIGSIFNITAIAINRYCYICHSFAYDKVYSCWNTMLYVSLVWVLTVIATVPNFFVGSLKYDPRIYSCTFVQTASSYYTIAVVVIHFIVPITIVSFCYLRIWVLVIQVRRRVKSETKPRLKPSDFRNFLTMFVVFVIFAFCWAPLNFIGLAVAIDPMEMAPKVPEWLFIVSYFMAYFNSCLNAIIYGLLNQNFRNEYKRILMSLWMPRLFFQDTSKGGTDGQKSKPSPALNNNDQMKTDTL; encoded by the exons ATGCTGGGGAATGGCTCCCTGAGGAACTGCTGCGACCCGGGCGGCAGGGGCCGCTTCGGCTTGGCGGAGCGGGAGGCGGCGGGTGCCCCGCGGCCCGCCTGGGTGGTGGCGGTGCTCTCCAGCGTCCTGATCTTCACCACCGTGGTGGACatcctgggcaacctgctggTCGTCGTCTCCGTCTTCAAGAACCGCAAGCTCAGGAACTCAG GTAATGCATTTGTGGTGAGCCTAGCTTTGGCTGATCTGGTGGTGGCCTTGTATCCATACCCACTGGTGCTCTTAGCTATTTTCCGCAATGGATGGACGTTGGGTGAAATGCACTGTAAAGTGAGTGGCTTTGTGATGGGACTAAGTGTAATAGGCTCTATTTTCAACATCACTGCAATCGCGATAAACCGATATTGTTATATATGTCATAGTTTTGCCTATGACAAAGTGTACAGCTGTTGGAACACCATGCTGTACGTCTCCTTAGTCTGGGTATTAACAGTAATTGCAACAGTGCCAAATTTTTTTGTTGGCTCTTTAAAGTATGATCCACGCATCTATTCATGCACATTTGTTCAGACTGCAAGCTCCTACTATACGATAGCTGTTGTGGTAATTCACTTCATCGTCCCTATCACAATTGTGAGCTTCTGCTACCTTCGAATTTGGGTTTTAGTAATTCAAGTTAGAAGACGAGtcaaatcagaaacaaaaccaagactGAAGCCAAGTGACTTTAGAAACTTTCTTACCATGTTTGTAGTTTTtgtgatttttgccttttgctggGCACCTCTAAACTTCATTGGACTGGCTGTAGCCATTGATCCTATGGAAATGGCACCAAAAGTTCCTGAATGGTTATTTATTGTAAGTTACTTCATGGCCTATTTCAACAGCTGCCTTAATGCAATAATATATGGACTCCTTAACCAGAATTTTCGGAATGAATACAAACGAATATTAATGTCACTGTGGATGCCAAGGCTTTTCTTCCAGGACACATCCAAAGGAGGAACTGATGGTCAGAAGAGCAAACCTTCTCCTGCTTTAAACAACAATGACCAAATGAAAACTGATACTTTGTAA